In Halogranum gelatinilyticum, the following are encoded in one genomic region:
- a CDS encoding tyrosine-type recombinase/integrase, translated as MSRSDVEQEGETDAEQVPSFESVRWTSCSLEDFTELYWDEIAPCLEAEDIDPSREKPTHQWFRDHDARSFLAALRRHHGRSFGEFWAEDLGLGDGEEGYSWATTDDATIDALEQFLNRRKSRYSLATSSVDALRTRLNLYVRAYREANGTDDLLTPIQRDQENPAYEAVDAVYAAFDWLNEGTEREYSAQTLQRVRRVVDAWYQHLVGRRVASMNPASGLYDEFKWEVEDSPTPSLSASHIRELMQAADTTREQLLIVALAGWGLRASEVAALHVSQFHRDVPEDDVPFITFGSRKNGPGEVSLLYGMDVFDSRIDELAEDEEWTGYLFPSSQGETPYVTRDTIRNWFQKLASKAGLPERIAGERPSPQLCRRFWYDTYTAVLEGVLEGVDEIAAEQGSSDPRVVMQNYLSDSRSRRVRREFMREQLDEAFGERT; from the coding sequence ATGAGTCGGTCTGATGTCGAACAGGAGGGCGAGACCGACGCTGAGCAGGTGCCATCATTCGAGAGTGTCCGATGGACCTCGTGTTCGCTCGAGGACTTCACGGAGCTGTACTGGGACGAGATCGCCCCCTGCCTCGAAGCAGAGGATATCGACCCGTCGAGAGAGAAACCCACCCATCAATGGTTTCGAGATCACGATGCCCGGTCATTCCTCGCGGCTCTCCGTCGCCATCACGGCCGTTCGTTCGGTGAGTTCTGGGCCGAGGACCTCGGGCTTGGTGACGGTGAAGAAGGCTACTCATGGGCAACAACGGACGATGCGACAATCGACGCCCTCGAACAGTTCCTCAACCGACGGAAATCACGATACAGTCTTGCGACGTCGTCCGTCGACGCCCTCCGAACGCGACTGAATCTCTACGTCCGTGCTTACCGAGAGGCAAACGGTACAGACGACCTCCTCACACCGATTCAACGAGACCAAGAGAATCCAGCCTACGAAGCCGTTGACGCGGTCTATGCGGCATTCGACTGGTTGAACGAGGGAACAGAACGAGAGTACAGTGCCCAGACGCTCCAGCGTGTGCGGCGCGTCGTCGACGCGTGGTATCAGCATCTGGTCGGTCGGCGGGTTGCCTCGATGAACCCTGCAAGCGGCCTCTACGACGAATTCAAGTGGGAAGTCGAAGATTCCCCGACACCGTCCCTTTCGGCAAGTCATATCCGGGAGCTGATGCAGGCGGCGGACACGACGCGAGAACAACTGCTCATCGTGGCGTTAGCTGGCTGGGGACTACGAGCGAGTGAGGTCGCAGCACTCCACGTCTCGCAGTTCCACCGTGATGTTCCCGAAGACGACGTCCCCTTCATCACGTTCGGTAGCCGTAAGAACGGGCCCGGTGAGGTGTCTCTCCTCTACGGGATGGACGTGTTCGACTCCCGGATCGACGAACTAGCGGAAGACGAGGAGTGGACTGGATACCTGTTCCCGTCCTCACAAGGAGAAACGCCGTACGTGACCCGGGATACGATTCGTAATTGGTTCCAGAAGCTTGCATCGAAAGCAGGTCTCCCGGAGCGAATCGCTGGAGAGCGACCGAGTCCGCAGCTCTGTCGTCGGTTCTGGTACGACACCTATACCGCAGTACTCGAAGGTGTACTTGAAGGCGTCGACGAAATCGCTGCAGAGCAGGGGAGTAGCGATCCTCGGGTGGTGATGCAGAATTACCTCTCTGACTCGCGTTCCCGTCGAGTCCGGCGCGAGTTCATGCGAGAACAACTGGACGAAGCCTTCGGAGAGAGAACGTAG
- a CDS encoding ParA family protein has translation MTETPRGWGVTPSTGIPTIAFGNQKGGTGKTTATINSAAALATRGHDVLAIDMDPQADMTKGLGLGPGDDNDPSSPKNELPNTLVTDDANLLDVLVDNPRTHDTSLSEIVIEADEYDHLNFDLIPSHKDMGLARDWMDDANARLSLKLALEEMVDDGYNYDFIVIDCPPDLSVLTDAAFIAAQNVFLAAQTQATSRDALDDLWDQLESIEDNQQIEIAIVGLLANMYRDDGQSKKFLNAFDESFASMAPIFKLPMRVAIQRAWDNGRDIFEWEDPNDQQVERDLFLEVARTMERAFDKTQVEA, from the coding sequence ATGACCGAGACACCTCGTGGATGGGGCGTCACACCATCGACCGGTATCCCGACGATTGCCTTCGGGAACCAGAAAGGCGGGACTGGAAAGACAACGGCAACGATCAACAGCGCAGCGGCGCTGGCAACTCGCGGCCACGATGTTCTTGCAATCGATATGGACCCACAGGCCGACATGACGAAAGGCCTCGGTCTGGGGCCTGGCGACGACAACGATCCTTCCAGCCCGAAGAACGAACTCCCCAATACACTTGTTACCGATGACGCGAACCTGCTCGACGTACTCGTCGACAATCCGCGCACGCACGATACGAGTCTTTCAGAGATCGTGATCGAGGCCGACGAATACGACCATCTGAACTTCGACCTGATTCCCAGTCACAAGGACATGGGCCTTGCTCGAGATTGGATGGATGATGCGAACGCTCGCCTCTCGCTGAAACTCGCTCTCGAAGAGATGGTCGACGACGGCTACAACTACGATTTCATCGTAATCGACTGCCCACCAGACCTCTCCGTACTGACCGACGCGGCGTTCATTGCGGCCCAGAACGTCTTCCTGGCTGCACAGACCCAAGCAACGTCGCGGGACGCACTTGATGACCTGTGGGACCAGCTGGAGTCCATCGAAGACAACCAGCAGATTGAGATTGCGATCGTCGGACTCCTGGCGAATATGTACCGGGACGACGGTCAGTCGAAAAAATTCCTCAACGCCTTCGACGAGTCTTTCGCGTCGATGGCACCGATTTTCAAGCTCCCAATGCGAGTGGCGATTCAGCGCGCGTGGGACAACGGACGAGATATTTTCGAGTGGGAGGATCCGAACGATCAACAAGTAGAGCGTGACCTCTTCCTGGAAGTTGCACGGACGATGGAACGAGCGTTCGACAAGACGCAGGTGGAGGCGTAA
- a CDS encoding AI-2E family transporter, protein MTPREFIQRIVAVSSTGSVNDEALSNLSIDTEASSLSEDTFKNLFEAWDSFPAYFSGFRLIADDQRLFELSGRELSVNDEGLQALADRDLDPAVDVDYYRDGFDRYYPDEIRNAAGLIYEFASKLNDASTRVTIEIGLQKRTIASDLLGDELTSDFDLNPLLWWTPSDFFEWIGSHSPHEVAAELFEYESFPVFLFLQNAPDEIFPVPMWTASSVETLPKEEVEEAADQYFDSMSASRKFTHWRGDLSPIHPSVVEGLWETCDNEQVSPLYAYSLLGVLSAAVDRDGQTMQFLFSSEPEFNPRIDLSEQCAEWGRNGICAIRDLHQSFEAEEKKDAFRDLWQLAITEHCRGTERGIEMLPEVIEDVKSSYQDLQVSAVEENFEALSDVLEDTQTLMAGLTERLSSAANETSQDIQRLTFTLLGAIVANIFLVLRWSDRDLVPPFSIFVLIVIVGFYLPLIQGRIEDLNDTITEVKNDYEFYEKHIRRFNKDLFRFGDLEERKSAYVGLAETQRQRAQTQLRRVFYALLTVWCGLAIWSGFAFSFGQPQSLALAVSGVVLAILSFAPTDGPFGHSGYEYFSRAAAIVTLVIIGLSFVYPLLPLFIGMILNF, encoded by the coding sequence ATGACGCCTCGTGAGTTCATTCAAAGGATAGTCGCAGTTTCGAGTACCGGATCAGTCAATGATGAAGCCCTCTCTAATCTCTCGATCGATACTGAGGCCAGCTCTCTGTCCGAGGACACATTCAAAAATCTATTCGAGGCTTGGGATTCGTTTCCTGCGTATTTTAGCGGCTTTCGCTTGATAGCTGATGATCAGCGATTGTTCGAATTGTCTGGGAGAGAACTCAGCGTAAACGACGAAGGTCTACAGGCGCTCGCTGACCGCGATCTGGACCCTGCCGTCGATGTCGATTATTATCGTGATGGGTTCGACCGGTACTATCCAGATGAGATTCGGAACGCTGCTGGCTTGATTTATGAATTTGCATCAAAACTCAACGATGCGAGTACCCGCGTCACTATCGAGATAGGCCTTCAAAAGCGGACGATTGCCTCCGACCTTCTCGGCGATGAGTTAACTTCTGATTTTGATTTGAACCCTCTCCTCTGGTGGACGCCATCAGATTTCTTCGAATGGATCGGAAGTCACAGCCCACATGAGGTTGCAGCTGAGCTCTTCGAATACGAATCCTTCCCTGTGTTTCTCTTTCTTCAGAATGCTCCAGATGAGATCTTCCCCGTTCCAATGTGGACTGCGAGTAGCGTTGAAACACTCCCAAAGGAGGAAGTCGAGGAGGCTGCCGACCAATACTTTGACTCGATGTCTGCTTCCCGAAAATTCACTCACTGGCGTGGAGACCTTTCACCAATCCACCCTTCGGTAGTTGAGGGCCTCTGGGAAACCTGCGACAATGAACAAGTCTCTCCTCTCTATGCATACTCTCTCTTAGGAGTTCTCTCCGCAGCTGTTGACCGCGACGGTCAGACGATGCAGTTCCTATTCTCTAGTGAACCTGAATTCAACCCCCGGATTGACTTGTCCGAGCAATGTGCAGAGTGGGGCAGGAATGGAATCTGCGCGATTAGAGACCTTCATCAATCGTTTGAAGCTGAAGAGAAAAAAGACGCATTTCGGGATCTCTGGCAGTTGGCGATAACCGAACACTGTCGAGGTACGGAGCGTGGCATCGAGATGCTCCCAGAGGTCATTGAGGACGTTAAATCGAGTTACCAGGATCTCCAGGTATCTGCTGTCGAAGAAAATTTCGAAGCTCTAAGTGATGTACTTGAAGACACGCAGACTTTGATGGCTGGATTGACTGAGAGGCTTTCGTCGGCAGCCAATGAAACTTCTCAAGATATCCAACGATTGACGTTCACACTCCTTGGTGCAATCGTCGCGAACATCTTCTTGGTACTTCGATGGAGCGACCGAGATCTGGTGCCCCCGTTTTCGATTTTTGTTCTTATTGTGATTGTTGGGTTCTACCTCCCTCTCATTCAGGGGAGAATTGAGGACCTGAACGACACAATCACAGAGGTGAAGAACGACTACGAATTCTACGAGAAGCACATCCGCCGGTTCAACAAGGATCTATTCCGGTTTGGTGATCTGGAAGAGCGGAAATCAGCATACGTGGGGTTAGCTGAAACGCAGCGGCAGCGGGCACAAACCCAGCTTCGAAGAGTCTTCTACGCTCTACTCACCGTCTGGTGTGGATTGGCAATCTGGTCTGGGTTCGCATTTTCGTTCGGACAACCGCAGTCACTTGCGTTAGCGGTCTCTGGTGTCGTGCTCGCAATCCTTTCTTTCGCTCCCACTGATGGACCGTTCGGCCACAGCGGCTACGAGTATTTTAGCAGAGCAGCGGCGATAGTCACTCTCGTCATCATCGGCCTTTCATTCGTTTATCCTCTCCTTCCGCTGTTTATCGGAATGATCCTGAATTTCTGA